A single region of the Microlunatus panaciterrae genome encodes:
- a CDS encoding FMN reductase, protein MTSTKQLVVVSAGLSQPSSTRLLADRLASATQRALAADGVDLQVDVIELRDLAHQLTDHLLTGFPAAGLRTALELVSRADGVIAVTPIFSASYSGLFKSFFDVLEPGVMDGTPVLMAATGGTERHSLALEFALRPLFAHLRAAPVPTAVYAATHDWGAAGDGQLTTRIERAAAELAGSIARHAPATTDDPYDIPVPFEQLLFDGQRQSA, encoded by the coding sequence ATGACCTCGACGAAGCAGCTCGTGGTGGTCTCAGCCGGACTCTCCCAGCCCTCCTCCACCCGGCTGCTCGCCGACCGGCTGGCCTCGGCGACCCAGCGCGCACTGGCCGCCGACGGTGTCGACCTGCAGGTTGACGTCATCGAGCTGCGTGATCTCGCCCACCAGCTCACCGACCACCTGCTGACCGGTTTTCCGGCGGCAGGGTTGCGGACAGCACTCGAGCTGGTCAGCCGCGCCGACGGTGTGATCGCGGTGACGCCGATCTTCAGCGCCTCGTACAGCGGGCTGTTCAAGAGCTTCTTCGACGTGCTCGAGCCGGGTGTGATGGACGGTACGCCGGTGCTGATGGCGGCGACAGGCGGGACGGAGCGGCATTCGCTCGCCCTCGAGTTCGCGCTGCGGCCGCTGTTCGCCCACCTGCGCGCCGCACCGGTGCCGACCGCCGTCTACGCTGCCACCCATGATTGGGGCGCCGCCGGTGACGGTCAGCTCACCACCCGGATCGAGCGGGCCGCCGCCGAGCTCGCCGGCTCGATCGCCCGACACGCCCCCGCGACCACCGATGACCCGTACGACATCCCAGTCCCGTTCGAACAGCTGCTGTTCGACGGCCAACGGCAGAGTGCCTGA
- a CDS encoding GNAT family N-acetyltransferase produces MQPTIVDNPERTRFEARIGDQLAGFAEYQLATDLIVFSHTEVDPAFEGNGVGSALARTALDDVRRRGERKVLATCPFIKGWIDRHPDYADLLYGAAARTS; encoded by the coding sequence ATGCAGCCGACCATCGTCGACAACCCGGAACGCACCCGCTTCGAGGCCAGAATCGGTGACCAGCTGGCAGGGTTCGCCGAATACCAGCTGGCCACGGATCTGATCGTCTTCTCGCACACTGAGGTGGATCCGGCCTTCGAGGGCAACGGCGTCGGGAGCGCCCTGGCCAGGACAGCGCTGGATGATGTCCGCCGCCGAGGCGAGCGGAAGGTGCTGGCGACGTGCCCGTTCATCAAGGGTTGGATCGACCGGCACCCCGATTACGCCGACCTGCTCTACGGTGCCGCTGCACGCACCAGCTGA
- a CDS encoding glycoside hydrolase family 172 protein → MSTFASNHDISRLREVQTWSISPENFDGAKGGGGRATEGTGARCARDLGVGWKVSPSVDIQGGQTHELAYIAGPARITHLWLTTHRDHWRTLVLRAYWDGADEPAIEVPLGDFFAMGWGQFAQVSSAMIAVNPNGGFNSYWPMPFDSGARLTIENLTGEVATVYYQVTFETGVDVSDSGYLHAQYRRSNPLPELQTHPILTGVVGKGHYVGTYLAWAVNSPGWWGEGEIKFYLDGDDKFPTIAGTGTEDYFGGAWNFDVPGRGYTEFSTPYLGMPQVLRPDGLYNSQQRFGMYRWHVPDPIHFHQDLTVDIQALGWKSGGRYNPLHDDIASTALFYLDRPTTTRPELPGPDELAIPGDPRRPS, encoded by the coding sequence ATGAGCACGTTCGCGAGCAACCATGACATCTCCCGGCTGCGGGAGGTGCAGACCTGGTCGATCAGTCCCGAGAACTTCGACGGCGCGAAGGGCGGCGGTGGCAGAGCCACCGAGGGGACCGGGGCACGCTGTGCACGTGACCTGGGCGTCGGCTGGAAGGTGTCGCCCTCGGTCGACATCCAGGGCGGCCAGACGCACGAGCTGGCCTACATCGCCGGCCCGGCCCGCATCACGCATCTCTGGCTCACCACCCATCGCGACCACTGGCGGACGCTGGTGCTGCGGGCCTACTGGGACGGCGCCGATGAGCCGGCCATCGAGGTGCCGCTGGGGGACTTCTTCGCCATGGGCTGGGGTCAGTTCGCCCAGGTCAGCTCCGCCATGATCGCCGTCAACCCCAACGGCGGCTTCAACTCCTACTGGCCGATGCCGTTCGACTCCGGCGCCCGGCTGACGATCGAGAACCTCACCGGTGAGGTCGCCACCGTCTACTACCAGGTGACCTTCGAGACAGGCGTAGATGTCTCCGACTCCGGTTACCTGCACGCGCAGTACCGGCGCAGCAATCCGCTGCCCGAGCTGCAGACGCATCCCATCCTGACCGGGGTCGTCGGCAAGGGCCACTACGTCGGCACCTACCTCGCCTGGGCCGTCAACTCCCCCGGTTGGTGGGGCGAGGGCGAGATCAAGTTCTACCTCGACGGTGACGACAAGTTCCCGACCATCGCCGGGACCGGCACCGAGGACTACTTCGGCGGCGCCTGGAACTTCGACGTACCCGGCCGTGGTTACACGGAGTTCAGCACGCCCTACCTCGGCATGCCTCAGGTGCTGCGGCCCGATGGGCTCTACAACAGCCAGCAGCGGTTCGGGATGTATCGCTGGCACGTACCGGACCCGATCCACTTCCACCAGGACCTCACCGTCGACATCCAGGCGCTGGGCTGGAAGTCGGGCGGCCGCTACAACCCCTTGCACGATGACATCGCCTCAACAGCGCTGTTCTATCTGGACCGGCCAACGACGACCCGGCCGGAGCTGCCCGGGCCGGACGAACTCGCGATCCCCGGAGACCCCCGACGGCCGAGCTGA
- a CDS encoding LacI family DNA-binding transcriptional regulator, with the protein MVKITDVATAARVSAATVSRTLNNNEKVDPALAARVREAAERLGYRPNAVARNLRRQGTQVWALIITDINNPFFTALARGVEDVAQESGFSVLLCNSDEDIDKEARYLGVAEQERAAGVILSPRATTSDVSRLLASNIPLVAVDRGLGVSVDTVRADSVQGAVAATEQLLRRGWQRPACITGPADAETAEERHLGYQSVVRRLGLDEIVQHVRFQAEGGQQAVQALFDAAAPPDSLFVANSMLALGALAELKRRRLRVGRDIGLVTFDDAPWASLIHPTITVVAQPAYDIGAEAARILVQRIRKEGPTEPQQVLFGTELIVRQSCRRRKPHRSADTVPSTS; encoded by the coding sequence ATGGTGAAGATCACCGACGTCGCCACCGCGGCGAGGGTCTCGGCCGCCACCGTCTCCCGCACCCTCAACAACAACGAGAAGGTCGACCCGGCCCTGGCCGCGCGCGTCAGGGAGGCGGCAGAGCGGCTCGGATACCGGCCCAACGCGGTGGCCCGGAACCTGCGTCGCCAGGGCACCCAGGTCTGGGCGCTGATCATCACCGACATCAACAACCCCTTCTTCACCGCACTCGCCCGTGGGGTCGAGGACGTGGCGCAGGAGTCCGGGTTCTCGGTGCTGCTCTGCAACTCCGACGAGGACATCGACAAGGAGGCCCGCTACCTGGGAGTCGCGGAGCAGGAGCGTGCCGCCGGGGTGATCCTGTCGCCGCGTGCAACCACGTCTGACGTCTCCAGACTGCTCGCCAGCAACATCCCGCTGGTCGCCGTCGACCGTGGCCTGGGCGTCAGCGTCGACACCGTCCGCGCCGACTCGGTACAGGGTGCGGTCGCGGCCACGGAGCAGCTGCTGCGGCGAGGCTGGCAGCGGCCAGCCTGCATCACCGGCCCGGCTGACGCGGAGACGGCCGAAGAACGGCACCTGGGGTATCAGTCGGTGGTGCGGCGCCTCGGCCTGGACGAGATCGTCCAGCATGTACGTTTCCAGGCCGAGGGCGGCCAGCAGGCGGTGCAGGCATTGTTCGACGCCGCGGCGCCCCCCGACTCACTCTTCGTGGCCAACTCCATGCTTGCACTCGGAGCGCTGGCCGAGCTCAAGCGACGCCGACTCCGGGTCGGGCGCGACATCGGGCTGGTCACCTTCGACGACGCCCCCTGGGCGTCCCTGATCCACCCCACCATCACCGTGGTCGCGCAGCCCGCGTACGACATCGGCGCCGAGGCGGCGCGCATCCTGGTGCAGCGGATCCGCAAGGAGGGGCCGACTGAACCCCAGCAGGTGTTGTTCGGCACGGAGCTGATCGTCCGGCAGAGCTGCCGTCGACGGAAGCCACACCGCTCGGCCGACACCGTCCCGAGCACCAGTTGA